The Lutzomyia longipalpis isolate SR_M1_2022 chromosome 2, ASM2433408v1 DNA window GAAAATTGTCGTTATTTTCCTTGATATTCACCACTACACACTCAGCGCCACATGTGGTTGGTCATTGAATTATCTTGTGGTGAAAGTTTCAGTAAAAGTGACATTTTTCGTGGTgaagaaacaatttttgaGGAGTGCTCccgattttttctcattttcctccaaaaatcatcataaaattcaaagtaaGTCCgcaaaatccttcaatttAATCCCTCCTGAATCACACTCTCGTGGAAAACCCACGGGATTCCCGCGAAAAGTGCCCGAAATTGCAATTCTTTTGGGCAGGGCCCGTCTTGAGGTGGTGACGTCActcacaaagaaattttacacggaatttcaatttttttttctgtttgtgTCCGGAAATTCTAATTAGTCATCGTTTTAATTACTTCCCTATCGCATCCCCCGTAATCTCCCGGGGGACCTGCGTTCATTGCCCGGGGAATTGGGGGAGAATTGAAGCAGATGGTGGAGCAGAGAGGGGAGGAAAAGAAGTTTTGTGTGTGCTACATTTTGAATTCCTTTTATGGAAATCATTTTCTTCGTTTAATTTTGCTgcaaaaacaacattttcgcGATGGCAATTTCGCGGGTGACACACGCgaaagaaattccattttattaataCCACAAATGAGGAGGGGGGGATTGTAAACAAAGATTTGTTTTGGCacacaaattgaattattttgaatgaaaaaatgcaattaaaatgtttttcttcctCAGGATGTCTTCCAGAAAAACCGCCGGACGTCGTGCAACCAACAAGAAGCGCGCCCAGCGTGCCACTTCGAATGTTTTTGCCATGTTCGACCAGGCCCAGATTGCCGAATTCAAGGAAGCCTTCAATATGATTGACCAGAATCGCGATGGGTTCGTGGAGAAGGAGGATCTGCACGATATGCTGGCTTCGCTGGGGAAGAATCCCACTGATGAGTACCTGGAAGCGATGATGAACGAAGCCCCGGGCCCCATTAACTTCACCATGTTCCTCACGCTCTTCGGGGAACGGCTGCAGGGCACAGACCCGGAGGATGTCATCAAGAATGCCTTCGGGTGCTTCGACGAGGAGAATTTGGGGCTCATCCCGGAGGAGAGGCTGCGTGAGCTCCTCACAACAATGGGGGATCGCTTCTCGGACGACGATGTCGATGAAATGTTCCGGGAGGCCCCCATTAAGGATGGTCTCTTTGACTACTTGGAATTCACACGAA harbors:
- the LOC129791444 gene encoding myosin regulatory light chain sqh; its protein translation is MSSRKTAGRRATNKKRAQRATSNVFAMFDQAQIAEFKEAFNMIDQNRDGFVEKEDLHDMLASLGKNPTDEYLEAMMNEAPGPINFTMFLTLFGERLQGTDPEDVIKNAFGCFDEENLGLIPEERLRELLTTMGDRFSDDDVDEMFREAPIKDGLFDYLEFTRILKHGAKDKDEQ